The nucleotide window CGGCACCGATCACCACGCCGCTGTGCAGGATGGCGCGGGCGCCGACCACGCAGTGGTGGTAGACCGAGACATTGGCGTAGAGCAGCGCATCGTCGCCGATCTGCGCGTGCGCGCCGACGTAGCCGTTGGCAAGAATGCGCACGCGCTCGCCCAGGCGCGCGCCGGCTTCGATGACCACGTTGGGGCCGATATAGCACGATGCCGGCACCACCGCGTCGGGCGCCACGGTGGCGCGCGCGTCGATGCCGGTGCGCGCATCGGTATTGGCGGCGCGGTCGAAACGCTGCGCCACGCGGGCAAAGCACACGTAGGGATTGCGCGCCACCAGCCAGTTGCGGCCGTCGGCCTTGCCTTCGGCGCGCACGCGCTCGAGGTCGGCGGCCGAGACGATCACGGCGCCGGCTTTCGCATCCAGCGCCTGCTGCAGGTAGAGCGGATTGGACAGGAACGAGAGTTCGCCCGGTCCGGCCTGGTCCAGGGGGGCCAGGCCGGTGATCGCCAGGTCGGGGTCACCCACAACCTGCGCGCCGTTCTCGGTGGCGAGCTGACCCAGTGTGGGTGTCTGCATGGCGGTACTTCCTGATGGAAAAACGAAAGAAGGAGATGAAGCCGCGGCGGCTTACTTGCTGCCGGCGTTCAGCACCTTCATCACGTCGTCGGTGATATCGATGCGCGGATTCACGTAGACCGCTTCCTGCACGATCAGGTCGTACTTGCGCTGTTCGGCGAGCTGGCGGATCACGCGGTTGGCGCGTTCCAGCACCTGGGCCAGCTCCTCGTTGCGGCGCTGGTTCAGGTCCTCGCGGAATTCGCGCTGCTTGCGCTGGAACTCGCGGTCCAGGTCAGCCACTTCGCGCTGGCGGCGCTGGCGGTCGGAATCGGCCAGCACGGCCGTGTCCTTGTCCAGCTTGTCGGCCATGCCCTTGATCTTCTGGGCCATGTCCTGCAGCTCGCGGTCGCGCTTGGAGAACTCCTGCTCCAGCTTGACCTGCGCCGCCTTGGCCGGCTGCGAATCGCGCAGGATGCGTTCGGAATTGACCGCGGCGATGCGCGCTTCCTGGGCCGAAGCCGGCGTCGCGGCACAGATCGCCGCGGTGGCGAGCGCGGCGGCGCCGAGGGACTTGACCAGTTTGAATGTTGTAGTCATGAAAACAGATCCTTTTTCAGAATCAGAATGCCGTGCCGATCTGGAACTGGAAGCGCTGGACCTTGTCGTTGGTGTCGCGCCGCAGCGGGAAGCCCATGCTGAGCTTCAGCGGCCCGATTGGCGACAGCCACGACATGCCGAAGCCGGTCGAGTACTTCAGTTCGCTGAAGCTGAGCGGCTCGCCTTCCTGGTAGACGTTACCGAAGTCGAAGAAGGTGAACAGGCGCAGCGTGCGATCCACGCCGGAGCCCGGCAGCGGGAAGATGAACTCGATGTTGCCGATCATCTTGGAGGCGCCGCCCACCGGGTTGCCGTTCTGGTCCTTCGGGCCCAGCGTGCTGGTCTGGTAGCCGCGCACCGAGCCGATACCGCCGGCGTAGAAGTACTTGAACACCGGGAACGGCGTGTTGCCGTAGCCATGGCCGTAGGCGACCTCGCCGTTCAGTGCCAGCGTGAAGGCCTTCGAGATCGGGTAGAAGTACTGCTGCTGCACGCTGGCGCGGTAGTACTGCGTATCGCCGCCCGGCAGGCCGACTTCCAGGTTGGCCTGGGTGTACGGGCCCTTGGTCGGGACCAGCGCACTGTCGCGGCGGTCGCGTGCCCAGCCGATCGTGAACGGGAAGTTGTTGATGCCGTCGCCGGAGTTCTTGCCGATCTTGTTGAGCCAGTCGGTGTACTGGGTCGGGGTGTTGACCGAGGTGTACACCTGGGTGCGTTCGTAGCCGATGCCGAAGAACACGGTATCGACTTCGGAGAACGGAACGCCGAACTTGAAGCCGCCGCCGGCCGACACGATCTTGTAGTCCTGGTCGCCGGTGTAGTACAGCGGGCGCGAGGTACGGTAGTAGATATCGGTCGAGCGGCTGATGCCGTCCACCGTGAAGTACGGGTCGTACTGCGTCAGCGCGATGGTGCGGAACGACTTGGCGGTGTTCACGTCCAGACCCAGGCTGGTGCCCGAGCCGAACACGTTGTCCTGGCGCAGGCCGGCCTGCAGCACCAGCTTGTCGGTCGACGAGAAGCCCACGCCCAGGCTGATCTGGCCGGTCGGCTTTTCGGTCACGTTGACGTTCACATCGACCTGGTCGGGCGCGCCGGGCACGTCCTCGGTGGTGATGTTGGTGTCGGTGAAGTAGCCGGTACGGTTGATGCGTGCCTGCGACTGCTGCAGCTTCTCGCTGTCGAACCACGAGCTTTCCATCTGGCGCATCTCGCGCCGCACCACTTCGTCGCGGGTCTTGCTGTTGCCGACCACATTGACGCGGCGCACGTAGACGCGGCGGCCCGGATCGACCATCAGGGTCAGCGCGACTTCACGCTTTTCCTTGTCGATCTGCGGTTGCGGGTTGATGGTGGTGAAGGCGTAGCCATAGGTGCCGAGCAGGTCGGTAATGGCCTTGGTGCTCTGCGTCAGCTTCTCGGACGAGAAAATATCGCCCTTCTTCAGCTGCAGCAGCTTTTCCATTTCCTCCTGCTTGCCCAGCAGTTCGCCCGCCAGGCGCACCTCGGAAACCTTGTACTGCTCGCCTTCCTTGATGTTCAGCGTCAGGAAGATGTCTTTCTTGTCGGGCGTGATCGAGACCTGGGTCGACTCGATGGCGAATTCCAGGTAGCCGCGGTTCAGGTAGTACGAGCGCAGCGCTTCCAGGTCGGCGGTCAGCTTCTGCTTCGAGTACAGGTCGTTCTTGGTGTACCACGACAGCCAGTTGGGCGTGGACAGCTGCATCTCGTCGCGCAGCGTGCTTTCCTTGAACGCCTTGTTGCCGACGATATTGATTTGCCGGATCTTGGCGACCGGGCCTTCGTCGACGTTGAACACCACCGAGACGCGGTTGCGGTCGACCGGCGTGATCGTGGTCTGCACGTCGGCGGCATAGTAGCCGCGCGCGACGTACTGGCGCTTGAGCTCCTGCTCGGCCTTGTCGATCAGGGCCTTGTCGTAGTAGCGGGCCTCGGCCACGCCGACCGCGCGCAGCGAGCGGCGCAGCGTGTCCTTGTCGAATTCCTTGATGCCGACGAACTCGAGCTGCGAAATCGCCGGGCGCTCTTCGACCTGCACCACCAGCACGCCTTCCTCGGCGCGGATCTGCACGTCCTTGAAGAAGCCGGTATTGTAGAGGGCACGGATGGCATCGGCGCCCTTGTCATCGGTGAAGGTTTCCCCGACGCGCACCGGCAGGTAGCCAAACACGGTACCCGGTTCGACACGTTGCAGTCCCTCAACGCGGATGTCCCTGACGACGAACGGATCGGCAGCCCAGCCCGCCGGGCTCCAGGCTGCAATAACGGCACTCGCCAGCAAGCCCAGCGAAATGCGCTTATGTCTGATCAATGTTGATCCCCTCTTTGATTCCATCCAGGATTGCGCTCCGATGCCTCATTGGACTGCGCCTGGCAAATGGCGTCCCCGGCGACGGTGTCCGACGACACCACCACCCCCTTGCCGACACACGTTTCTAGCCGTTCGCCAGAAACATTCGGCTGACGTCATTGAACAAAGCGAGCGAAGTCAGGAGCAAGATGCAGGCGATGCCAACCTTCTGCAGCATTGCCTGCCAGTGGTCTGGGACGGGCCGGCCAGTCAAAAATTCCACGCAATAATACAGCAAATGCCCCCCGTCCAGAACCGGAATAGGTAACAAATTCAGTACTCCGAGACTAACGCTGACCAGCGCCAGGAAGCTGACAAAGGCCTGTATGCCGAGGTTGGCGGCGCGCCCGGCGTAGTCCGCCACGGTCAGCGGCCCGCTCAGGTTTTGCAGCGATGCCTGCCCCACCAGCATCTTGCCCAGCAGCTTGAGCGACAGCACGCTGGTGTCCCAGACCTGGCCCGCCGCGCGCGCCAGCGCCTCGTCCGGCCGGTAGCGCACGGTCTCCATCTGCACCGCCTGGGTCAGCGCCGCGCCGAGCTTGCCCGCGGGCGCCGGCGCGGCACGGCTGGCATCGCCGGCACCGTCGCGCGCCGCGGCAGTGTCGAGCGTGACCGGCACGTCCAGGCGCTGGCCGTCGCGCTCGATGCCGAGCGTCACGGCCTGCCCCGGCTGGCTGCGCACCGCCTTGATCAGCGCGCTGGCCTGCGTGATCGGGCTGCCCTGCCAGGCCACCACGCGGTCGCCCTTGCGCAGTCCGGCGCGTTCGGCGGCCGAATCCGGCAGCACCTCGGTGATCGTCACCGGCCCGCCCTTCAGGTTCAGGCCCAGCGTGGCCAGCGGGTCCTGCTCGGGATTGCCGCCGGTATTGGGCAGGCGCGGCAGCGTGACGTCGCGCTCGGCGCCGTCGGCGCCGCGCACGCGCAGCACCGCGCGCGCATCGCCGAAGCCTTCGGCAAACACCGCCATGCGCAGGTCGTTCCAGGAGCGCACCGGCTCGGTGTCGCCGTTGGCGGTCAGCGACAGCACCCGGTCGCCGTCGCGCACGCCGGCCTGCGCCGCCATGGTGCCGGCCGCGGGCGCCGCCACCACGGGCACGGGCTCGCGCATGCCGCCGGCGAACAGCGCGAAATACAGCACGATCGCCAGCGCGAAATTGGCCAGCGGGCCGGCCGCGACGATGGCGAAGCGCTTGCCCACCGGCTGGCGGTTGAAGGCGCGCGGCAGGTCGGCCGGGTCGATCGGCGCATCGCGCGCGGGATCGAGCTCGCGCTCGTCGAGCATCTTGACGTAGCCGCCCAGCGGGATCGCCGCCACCGTCCATTCGGTGCGGTCGCGGCTTCTGGAAATCCAGCGCAGCAGCGGCCGCCCGAAGCCGATGGAAAAACGCAGCACCTTCACGCCGCAGGCGCGCGCGGCCAGGTAGTGGCCCATTTCGTGCACGTAGATCAGCACGCACAGGGCAACGATGAAAGCGAGTACGGTTTGCATGGATGCGGGACGTCGGTAAGGTCGCTGGGCCGGCCCGCGCGGTCCCGCAAGGGACCCGCCGGCGCAGCCGCTATTGTCGCAGATGCGGCGGACCGCCCCGCCGGATCAGCGCGCCGCGGCGCGCGCGGCCACGCCGGCGCGGGCCGCCTCGCGTGCCAGCGCGTCGGCCGAGAGCACGGCCTCGAGCGTATCGGCCGAGCCGTTCGGTGCTTGCTCCAGCACCTCGCGCACGATGCCGGCGATATCGGTAAAACGCACGCGCCCGGCAAGGAATGCTTCTACCGCCACTTCATTGGCGGCATTGAGCACCGCCGGCGCCACCCCCGCCGCGCGCAGCGCGTCGAAGGCCAGCGCCAGGCACGGGAACCGCGCCAGGTCCGGCTTTTCGAAATGCAGGCCGCCGGCGAGGGTCAGGTCGAGCGGGGTCACGCCCGCGTCGATCCGTTCCGGGTAGGCCAGGCCATAGGCGATCGGCGTGCGCATGTCGGGGTTGCCCAGTTGCGCCAGCACCGAGCCATCGGTGTAGGCCACCATCGAATGCACGATGCTCTGCGGGTGGATCAGCACCTCGATGCGCTCGGCCGGGGCACCGAACAGCCAGTGCGCCTCGATCACCTCGAGGCCCTTGTTCATCATGGTGGCCGAGTCGACCGAGATCTTGCGGCCCATGACCCAGTTGGGATGGGCGCAGGCCTGGTCGGGCGAGATATCGTGCAGCGTGGCGGGGTCGCGCGTGCGGAACGGCCCGCCCGACGCGGTCAGCAGCACCTTGGCCACGCCGCGCCCGTAGCGCGGGTCGTCGGCGGGCAGGCACTGGAAGATGGCGTTGTGCTCGCTGTCGATCGGCAGCAGCGTGGCGCCGTGCTCGCGCACCGCGTCCATGAAGATGCGCCCGGACATCACCAGCGCTTCCTTGTTGGCCAGCAGCACGCGCTTGCCGGCGCGCGCCGCCGCCAGCGTCGGGCGCAGTCCCGCCGCGCCGACGATGGCGGCCATCACCGCGTCGGCCTGCGCATCGGCGGCGATGGATTCCAGCGCGGCCTCGCCGTAGCTGACCTCGGTGGCCACGCCGGCATCGCGCAGCAGCGTTTCCAGCTCACGCGCCGCCTCGGCCGTCCCCACCACGGCGCGCGCCGGGCGGAACTCGATGCACTGCCCGGCCAGCTTGCGCACCTGCCGGTGGGCGCTGAGCGCATGCGCGGCGTAGCGGCCGGGATGGCGCCGGATCACGTCGAGCGTGCTTTCTCCGATGGAGCCGGTGGCGCCCAGGATGGTGATGCGATGCATAGCAGACGGCTTCAGAGAAAAATCAGCATCAGGGCAGCCAGCGGGAACACCGGCAGCAAGGCGTCGATGCGGTCCAGCACGCCGCCATGGCCGGGCAGCAGCCGGCTGCTGTCCTTCTTGCCGACCTGGCGCTTGAGCAGGGATTCGAACAGGTCGCCGACCACGCTCGCCGCGACCAGCAAAGTGGTCAGCACCGCGACGTAGGCCAGCCCGCCGCGGTCGCCCATCGCCGAGAACCAGGTCGGAGCAAACGCATGGGTGGCGGCCAGCGCCAGGCCGATCGCCAGCGCCAGCACCCAGCCGCCGATGGCGCCCTCCCACGACTTGCCCGGGCTGATGCCGGGCGCCAGCTTGCGCCGGCCGATCGCCTTGCCGGTGAAATACGCGCCGATATCGGCGGCCCATACCAGCACCGCGGCGGTCAGCAGCACGCCGATGCCGGCGCCGCGCAGGATCATGGTGGCATGGGCAAACGCGGGCAGCATCACCAGCCCCAGCACCGCGCCCAGCGCGGTGAAGGCCGGGGTGGCGGTGCGCACGCCGCGCGCCAGCAGCACCACCGCCACGCCCCAGCACACCACCGCGGCCTCGAGCAGCCAGGTGGTGGCGTGGCGCAGCGGCAGGTCATGCCAGGTGATGGTGGCGATCAGGCAGGCCAGCGCATAGACATAGGGCCACGGCCCGCGCAGGCCGATCAGGCGGCCGAATTCCCAGCCGGCCAGCAGCACGATCACGCCGAGCAGTCCGGCCAGGCCCGCCGGCGGCGCCAGGAACAGGATCGGCAGGATCAGCAGCAACAGGCACAGGGCGGTGATGACGCGGGTGAGGAGCATGCGCTGCGGTCCCGTGAAAGGTTGGAGTGGCCGGGCTCAGGCCGTACCGGAAAGCCCCGGCGCGACCAGCTGCGCGCTGGTGCGGCCGAAGCGGCGTTCGCGCTGGCGGTACGAGGCAAAGGCCTTGTCCAGTTCCGCGGCGTCGAAATCCGGCCAGTAGACATCGGTGAAGTACAGCTCGGAATAGGCGAGCTGCCACAGCAGGAAGTTGCTGATGCGCTGTTCGCCGCCGGTACGGATGAACAGGTCCGGCTCGGGCGCATAGGCCATGGCCAGGTGCGGCGCCAGCTGCGATTCGTCGATCGTTTCGGGATCGAGCATGGGCGAGCGCGCCAGCATCTTGCGCATGGCCTGCAGCAGGTCCCAGCGCCCGCCGTAGTTGGCGGCGATGGTGACGGTCAGGCCGGTATTGCCGGCGGTGCGCGCCTCGGCGTCCTTGATCAGCCGCTGGATGCGCGGGCTGAAGCGGCTCAGGTCGCCCACCACGCGCAGCCGGATGTTGTTGGCGTGCATCTTCACCACTTCGCGCCGCAACGACATCATGAACAGCCGCATCAGGAACGTGACCTCGTCGGCCGGGCGGCGCCAGTTCTCGGAGCTGAACGCGAACAAGGTCAGGTACTGCACGCCCCGCGCGGCGCAGGCTTCCACCACCGCGCGCACAGCGTCCAGCCCCCGGCTGTGCCCCGCCACGCGCGGCAGGTGCCGCTGGGTCGCCCAGCGGCCATTGCCGTCCATGATGATGGCAACGTGCCTGGGCACGTAGGAAGTATCGGGTACGGCAAGCGTCGAGCTGATGTGCTGCATGGGCGTGAGACGGTCGCTGACAGTCCCGGCAAGGCCGGGACGGGCGTCAGACCGTCATGATCTCCTTCTCTTTGTCCGCGACCATCTTGTCGATCTCGGCCACGTACTTGTCGGTCAGTTTCTGCACCTCGTCCTGGCCGCGGCGCTCGTCGTCTTCCGAAATGGTCTTGTCCTTGACCAGCTTCTTGAACTGCTCGTTGGCGTCGCGGCGCAGGTTGCGCACGGCCACCTTGGCACCCTCGGCCTCGCTCTTCACGACCTTGGTCAGCTCCTTGCGGCGCTCTTCGGTCAGTGCCGGCATCGGCACACGGATGACCTCGCCCATGGTGGCCGGATTCAGGCCCAGGTCGCAGTCGCGGATGGCCTTCTCGACCGCGCCGACCATTTTCTTTTCCCACGGCTGCACCGTGATGGTACGGGCATCGGCCAGGCCGATCGCCGCGACCTGGCTGATGGGCACCATCGAACCGTAGTAATCCACCTGAACGTGGTCGAGCAGGCCGGTATGGGCACGGCCGGTGCGGATCTTAGCCAGATCGGCCTTGAAGGCTTCGATCGACTTCTGCATTTTCTGCTCGGCGCTCTTCTTTGTGTCGGCGACGCTCATTTTTACCTCCGGAAATCAGCCAACCAAGATCCCCTCTGGTGGGGATCGAAAATGAATCATTCTACTCTTTGCCCGGCGGGATACCAGCGCCGCGGCGCGGCATCCGTTGCCGGACTCACACGTGCACCAGGGTACCCTCGTCCTCGCCCAGGATCACGCGCTTGAGCGCGCCGGGCTTCACGATCGAGAACACCTTGATCGGCAGCTTCTGGTCGCGGCACAGCGCGAAGGCGGTGGCGTCCATCACCTGCAGGTTGCGCGAGATGGCCTCGTCGAAGCTGATGGTGGTGTAGCGCGTGGCGCTGGGATCCTTCTTCGGGTCGGCGGTGTACACGCCGTCGACCTTGGTCGCCTTGAGCACGATCTCGGCGCCGATCTCGGAGCCGCGCAGCGCGGCCGCGGTGTCGGTGGTGAAGAACGGATTGCCGGTGCCGGCGGCGAAGATCACCACCTTGCCCTCTTCCAGCTGGCGGATTGCGCGCGGGCGGATATAGGGCTCGACCACCTGGTCCATGCGCAGCGCCGACTGCACGCGGCCTTCGATATTGGCGTGGCGCATCGCGTCCTGCAGCGCCAGCGCGTTCATCATGGTGGCCAGCATGCCCATGTAGTCGGCCGTGGCACGGTCCATGCCGGCGGCGCCGCCGGCGACGCCGCGGAAGATATTGCCGCCGCCGATCACCACCGCCACCTGCACGCCGAGCTTCACGATCTCGGCAATGTCGTTCACCATCGCCTCGATGGTCGAGCGGTTGATGCCGAAGGCATCGTCGCCCATCAGGGCTTCACCGGACAGTTTCAGAAGGACGCGCTTGTAGGCTGGCATGTTCACCCTCGGAAGGAGCAGTTCGCTCGGTTGAGACGACTCGGTCGAGACGGCTCGGCTGAGACACACTGGGACGTATGTTTTGGCACCGGCGGCACGAGCCATCGTGCCGCCGGCAGGAGAAAGCCGGTTTTCGGGGTGCCCCGGCCTGGACCGGACCACCGCGGAAACGGACTGCTGCAGTGCAACGCCGGCTGTGCCGGGCTGCACCACTTATGCAGAGGGGCACCTTGCGGCGCCCCTGCGGCATTATAGGCGCCCGGACCGGCCCCGAAGGCCAGTCCGCGACGCCCCGGACATCAGCCCTTCTGGGCAGCGGCCACCTGGGCGGCCACTTCAGCGGCGAAGTCGTCCTGCTTCTTCTCGATGCCTTCGCCGACGACGTACAGGGTGAAGCCCTTCACGGTCGTGTTGGCGGCCTTCAGCATCTGCTCGACGGTCTGCTTGTCGTTCTTCACGAACGGCTGGTTGAACAGCGAGACTTCCTTCAGGTACTTCTGCACCGAACCCTCGACCATCTTGGCAGCGATCTCGGCGGGCTTGCCCGACTCGGCGGCCTTCTGCTCGGCGATGCTGCGCTCCTTGGCGATCAGGTCGGCGGGGACCTGGTCGGACGACAGCGACACCGGCTTCATCGCGGCCACGTGCATGGCGACGTCCTTGGCGGCGGCTTCGTCGCCGTCGAACTCGACCATCACGCCGATGCGGGTGCCGTGCAGGTACGAGACCAGCTTGCCGCCGTTGGCGTAGCGGACAAAGCGGCGGATCGTCAGGTTCTCGCCGATCTTGCCGATCAGTGCGGTACGGGTGGCTTCGACGCTGACGCCGTCGATTTCCAGCGCCGACAGCGCGGCCACGTCGGCCGGGTTCTGCTTGGCGATCAGTTCGGCGACCTTGGCCGAGAAGGCCAGGAAGTCGTCGTTCTTGGAGACGAAATCGGTCTCGCAGTTCAGTTCGACCAGCACGCCGGTGGTGCCATCGATGAACGAAGCGACCACGCCTTCGGCGGTGACGCGCGAGGCGGCCTTGCTGGCCTTGTTGCCCAGCTTGACGCGCAGCAGCTCTTCAGCCTTGTTCAGGTCGCCGTCGGCCTCGGTCAGGGCCTTCTTGCATTCCATCATCGGCGCGTCGGTCTTCGCGCGCAGTTCTGCAACCATGCTTGCGGTAATTGCCGCCATTTGTCACTCCTTGAATGGTTCGCGCCGGCTGC belongs to Cupriavidus taiwanensis and includes:
- a CDS encoding isoprenyl transferase, which codes for MQHISSTLAVPDTSYVPRHVAIIMDGNGRWATQRHLPRVAGHSRGLDAVRAVVEACAARGVQYLTLFAFSSENWRRPADEVTFLMRLFMMSLRREVVKMHANNIRLRVVGDLSRFSPRIQRLIKDAEARTAGNTGLTVTIAANYGGRWDLLQAMRKMLARSPMLDPETIDESQLAPHLAMAYAPEPDLFIRTGGEQRISNFLLWQLAYSELYFTDVYWPDFDAAELDKAFASYRQRERRFGRTSAQLVAPGLSGTA
- the pyrH gene encoding UMP kinase — encoded protein: MPAYKRVLLKLSGEALMGDDAFGINRSTIEAMVNDIAEIVKLGVQVAVVIGGGNIFRGVAGGAAGMDRATADYMGMLATMMNALALQDAMRHANIEGRVQSALRMDQVVEPYIRPRAIRQLEEGKVVIFAAGTGNPFFTTDTAAALRGSEIGAEIVLKATKVDGVYTADPKKDPSATRYTTISFDEAISRNLQVMDATAFALCRDQKLPIKVFSIVKPGALKRVILGEDEGTLVHV
- a CDS encoding OmpH family outer membrane protein, which encodes MTTTFKLVKSLGAAALATAAICAATPASAQEARIAAVNSERILRDSQPAKAAQVKLEQEFSKRDRELQDMAQKIKGMADKLDKDTAVLADSDRQRRQREVADLDREFQRKQREFREDLNQRRNEELAQVLERANRVIRQLAEQRKYDLIVQEAVYVNPRIDITDDVMKVLNAGSK
- the lpxD gene encoding UDP-3-O-(3-hydroxymyristoyl)glucosamine N-acyltransferase — encoded protein: MQTPTLGQLATENGAQVVGDPDLAITGLAPLDQAGPGELSFLSNPLYLQQALDAKAGAVIVSAADLERVRAEGKADGRNWLVARNPYVCFARVAQRFDRAANTDARTGIDARATVAPDAVVPASCYIGPNVVIEAGARLGERVRILANGYVGAHAQIGDDALLYANVSVYHHCVVGARAILHSGVVIGADGFGFAPDISATGVEYVKIPQTGRAVLGDDVEVGANSAIDRGAMADTVIEDGCKIDNQVQIAHNVRVGAHTVIAGCAAVSGSTRIGRFCVIGGAANFAGHLTIADRTTVSGGTSITKSITKPGGHFTSVFPFLPHGEWERNAAIVRGLSKLRERVVALERRLRGQAAGSQPSQD
- the bamA gene encoding outer membrane protein assembly factor BamA; its protein translation is MESKRGSTLIRHKRISLGLLASAVIAAWSPAGWAADPFVVRDIRVEGLQRVEPGTVFGYLPVRVGETFTDDKGADAIRALYNTGFFKDVQIRAEEGVLVVQVEERPAISQLEFVGIKEFDKDTLRRSLRAVGVAEARYYDKALIDKAEQELKRQYVARGYYAADVQTTITPVDRNRVSVVFNVDEGPVAKIRQINIVGNKAFKESTLRDEMQLSTPNWLSWYTKNDLYSKQKLTADLEALRSYYLNRGYLEFAIESTQVSITPDKKDIFLTLNIKEGEQYKVSEVRLAGELLGKQEEMEKLLQLKKGDIFSSEKLTQSTKAITDLLGTYGYAFTTINPQPQIDKEKREVALTLMVDPGRRVYVRRVNVVGNSKTRDEVVRREMRQMESSWFDSEKLQQSQARINRTGYFTDTNITTEDVPGAPDQVDVNVNVTEKPTGQISLGVGFSSTDKLVLQAGLRQDNVFGSGTSLGLDVNTAKSFRTIALTQYDPYFTVDGISRSTDIYYRTSRPLYYTGDQDYKIVSAGGGFKFGVPFSEVDTVFFGIGYERTQVYTSVNTPTQYTDWLNKIGKNSGDGINNFPFTIGWARDRRDSALVPTKGPYTQANLEVGLPGGDTQYYRASVQQQYFYPISKAFTLALNGEVAYGHGYGNTPFPVFKYFYAGGIGSVRGYQTSTLGPKDQNGNPVGGASKMIGNIEFIFPLPGSGVDRTLRLFTFFDFGNVYQEGEPLSFSELKYSTGFGMSWLSPIGPLKLSMGFPLRRDTNDKVQRFQFQIGTAF
- the ispC gene encoding 1-deoxy-D-xylulose-5-phosphate reductoisomerase, whose translation is MHRITILGATGSIGESTLDVIRRHPGRYAAHALSAHRQVRKLAGQCIEFRPARAVVGTAEAARELETLLRDAGVATEVSYGEAALESIAADAQADAVMAAIVGAAGLRPTLAAARAGKRVLLANKEALVMSGRIFMDAVREHGATLLPIDSEHNAIFQCLPADDPRYGRGVAKVLLTASGGPFRTRDPATLHDISPDQACAHPNWVMGRKISVDSATMMNKGLEVIEAHWLFGAPAERIEVLIHPQSIVHSMVAYTDGSVLAQLGNPDMRTPIAYGLAYPERIDAGVTPLDLTLAGGLHFEKPDLARFPCLALAFDALRAAGVAPAVLNAANEVAVEAFLAGRVRFTDIAGIVREVLEQAPNGSADTLEAVLSADALAREAARAGVAARAAAR
- the rseP gene encoding RIP metalloprotease RseP, with the translated sequence MQTVLAFIVALCVLIYVHEMGHYLAARACGVKVLRFSIGFGRPLLRWISRSRDRTEWTVAAIPLGGYVKMLDERELDPARDAPIDPADLPRAFNRQPVGKRFAIVAAGPLANFALAIVLYFALFAGGMREPVPVVAAPAAGTMAAQAGVRDGDRVLSLTANGDTEPVRSWNDLRMAVFAEGFGDARAVLRVRGADGAERDVTLPRLPNTGGNPEQDPLATLGLNLKGGPVTITEVLPDSAAERAGLRKGDRVVAWQGSPITQASALIKAVRSQPGQAVTLGIERDGQRLDVPVTLDTAAARDGAGDASRAAPAPAGKLGAALTQAVQMETVRYRPDEALARAAGQVWDTSVLSLKLLGKMLVGQASLQNLSGPLTVADYAGRAANLGIQAFVSFLALVSVSLGVLNLLPIPVLDGGHLLYYCVEFLTGRPVPDHWQAMLQKVGIACILLLTSLALFNDVSRMFLANG
- a CDS encoding phosphatidate cytidylyltransferase, with amino-acid sequence MLLTRVITALCLLLLILPILFLAPPAGLAGLLGVIVLLAGWEFGRLIGLRGPWPYVYALACLIATITWHDLPLRHATTWLLEAAVVCWGVAVVLLARGVRTATPAFTALGAVLGLVMLPAFAHATMILRGAGIGVLLTAAVLVWAADIGAYFTGKAIGRRKLAPGISPGKSWEGAIGGWVLALAIGLALAATHAFAPTWFSAMGDRGGLAYVAVLTTLLVAASVVGDLFESLLKRQVGKKDSSRLLPGHGGVLDRIDALLPVFPLAALMLIFL
- the tsf gene encoding translation elongation factor Ts; amino-acid sequence: MAAITASMVAELRAKTDAPMMECKKALTEADGDLNKAEELLRVKLGNKASKAASRVTAEGVVASFIDGTTGVLVELNCETDFVSKNDDFLAFSAKVAELIAKQNPADVAALSALEIDGVSVEATRTALIGKIGENLTIRRFVRYANGGKLVSYLHGTRIGVMVEFDGDEAAAKDVAMHVAAMKPVSLSSDQVPADLIAKERSIAEQKAAESGKPAEIAAKMVEGSVQKYLKEVSLFNQPFVKNDKQTVEQMLKAANTTVKGFTLYVVGEGIEKKQDDFAAEVAAQVAAAQKG
- the frr gene encoding ribosome recycling factor — encoded protein: MSVADTKKSAEQKMQKSIEAFKADLAKIRTGRAHTGLLDHVQVDYYGSMVPISQVAAIGLADARTITVQPWEKKMVGAVEKAIRDCDLGLNPATMGEVIRVPMPALTEERRKELTKVVKSEAEGAKVAVRNLRRDANEQFKKLVKDKTISEDDERRGQDEVQKLTDKYVAEIDKMVADKEKEIMTV